The Chloroflexota bacterium DNA segment GTTTCCGCGATGCCCATCCGGAGATCGAGGCGGTCAACGGCGTAGTTCTGGGAATCAGTCCCGATGGCGTGGCCTCCCATCAGAAGTTCAAGACCAACTATGATTTGCCTTTTACCCTGCTGGTGGATGAAGATCACGCTGTGGCCGAGGCATACGGCGTATGGGGTGAAAAATCGATGTATGGGCGCAAATACTGGGGCATCATTCGGTCTCATTTCGTGATCGACGACCAGGGTAGACTCGCCGATGTTCAGGTCAAGGTAAGCCCGGCCAATAGCGTTGATCTTGCTCTGAAGGCCGTCCTGCCCGCGTAGATGGGGCGATACGGGGACGCCGCCAGCACGCTACGCCAGCACGGTAGCAACCGATCCGAGAGGTAGGCGTGCCGAGAGGCAGCAAGCGGTGCGTGACGTCAGCAGACGGTGCGTGAGCTAGCTAGGCGTACCGTGAGGTAAGGACACGAAGCGCGAAGGGTGCGAAGGACACGGGGACGTGGGGATGCGGAGACGCGGTGAAGGGCGGCACGGGGATGCGGAGACGACAGTGGTGTGAACACGCCACTCC contains these protein-coding regions:
- the bcp gene encoding thioredoxin-dependent thiol peroxidase, producing MVENKLKVGDVAPGFELTSDTGESVRLSDFRGQQVILYFYPKDDTSGCTRQACGFRDAHPEIEAVNGVVLGISPDGVASHQKFKTNYDLPFTLLVDEDHAVAEAYGVWGEKSMYGRKYWGIIRSHFVIDDQGRLADVQVKVSPANSVDLALKAVLPA